The Afifella aestuarii genomic interval TATGTTCGATTATCATTCTCATTTCGAAGCCGCCATCGCGGCCTTGCGCAACGAGCGGCGTTACCGCGTCTTCGCCGATCTGGAGCGGCAAGTCGGGCGGTTCCCGCGGGCCATCTGGCGACGCGACGGCCAGGCGGAGGAAGTCGCCATCTGGTGTTCGAACGATTACCTGGCGATGGGGCACCATCCCAAGGTCGTTGAGGCCATGCGCAATGCGGCACTGACGATGGGCGCAGGCGCGGGTGGCACGCGAAACATTTCCGGCACCAATCGGCCGCTGGTCGAGCTCGAAAATGAGCTCTGCGATCTGCATCACAAGGAATCGGCGCTCGTCTTCACCTCGGGCTTCGTCTCCAACGAGGCGGCGATCTCGACGATCGCCCGGCTCCTGCCGGACTGCCTCATCCTGTCCGACCAGCTCAATCACGCCTCGATGATCGAAGGCGTCAAGCACGCCGGCACGCAGAAACAGATCTGGCGCCACAACGATCTTGCGCATCTGGAAGAGCTCCTGAAGGCTGCCGGCAAGGATCGCGCCAAGCTGATCGTCTTTGAATCGGTATATTCGATGGATGGTGACGTCGCGCCGATCGAGAAGATCGCCGATCTCGCCGACGAATATGGCGCGCTCACCTATATCGACGAAGTGCATGCCGTGGGCATGTACGGCGAGCGCGGCGCGGGCATTTGCGAGCGCGACGGCGTCATGGACCGTATCGATATCATCGAAGGCACGCTGGCGAAGGCTTTCGGCACGCTCGGCGGTTACGTCACCGGACCCGCCGCGATCATGGATGCGGTCCGCTCCTACGCGCCGGGCTTCATCTTCACGACGGCTCTGCCGCCGGCGATCGCCGCGGCTGCCTGCGCCTCGATCCGCCATCTCAAGACGTCGCAGGAAGAACGCGCCAGACAGCAGCGCCAGGCTGCGCGCACCAAGGACGTGCTGCGCAGGGCCGGCCTGCCGGTCATGCCGAGCGAGACGCACATCGTTCCCGTTCTCGTCGGCGAGCCGGAAGCCTGCAAGGCGGCCAGCGACCGGCTGATGGAAAAGCACCGCATCTACATTCAGCCGATCAATTATCCGACCGTGCCGCGCGGGACTGAGCGCCTCCGCATCACGCCGACCCCGATGCACGACGATCAGCTCATCGATCAACTGGCCGAAGCCTTGGTGGAGACGTGGCTGGCTCTCGATTTGCCGCTCAGTCGACCCGACATGGTAGACACGGCGCCGGCGCGCGCCCAGATCTTCGCGGCTTCGGGCGGCTGAGTGCCGCGGCTGGCTGCGGCCTCCAACTGCAACAGATAGCGCGACGCCAGACGTCGCATCAGAACGCGGGCCGAGAGGCCCGCGTTTTCGTTTGGGATGGCTGCAGGCTTAAAGCCACGCCTCTTTTCGGATCGGTACGCCGAAGTTCCGCGGCGGCTACTTCTTCTTCCCGCGTTCGCTGCGTCCGCGTTCCCAGGGTTCTTTGGGATCGGGGGCGGCGTGCCCCTCCTGCCGCATCAGCCAGCGCGCAAGAAGAGGCACTGCGAGCGCAAGGGCTGCGAACCGCACCACGTGATGGGCGGCCACATAGGCCGGGTCCACATTCATGGTGAAGGCGAGGATGGTCAGCGCCTCGAGCGCGCCCGGCGCAAAGGCCATGAAGGTCTGCAGCAGCGAAATGTCGAGGATCATGCTCGTGATCGCCGCGCCGATCGCGGAAACGACGACGGCGATAGCGAAGGAAGCGCCTGCGGCCGTCAAGATCTTCGGCAAAAGCGGTCGGTCTTCGGGTCTCAGCCTGCAGCCGGCGATGGCGCCGATGCCAACAAGGCTCGGGATCAAGATGAAAGCCGGGATCGTCGTCTCGACCACGCCGGAGACGCAAAGCACGGCCGCTGCGAGGAGGCCGCCGAGCATCTGCCCGCCCGGAATGCGCAGCTTGTAGAGAAGAAATCCGCAAACGGCCCCGGCGGCGAAGAGCAGAAAAAGCTCGCCCCAGTCGACGGAGGCGACGCCGCGGGCGCTAACCGCACTCGGATGAACGCCAGCCAGGAAGGCGGCAAGCGGCAGCGCCTCGAGCAGGATGATGAGCCGAAGGCTCTGAGCGATGGCGACGCGTCGAAGATCGGCAGAGGTCATCTCGGCAGCTGCCAGCACGAAGGAAAGCGCCCCCGGCAGAGCTGCGAAAAGCGCGCTGTGGCGGTCCCATCGGAACATGCGCACCAGGAGAAGGTAGCTTCCGACGGTGACCAGGATCACAGTGATCGCAAGAGCGAAAAAGCTGACCGGCCAGCTCGACACCTCGTTGAGCGTTGCCGGCGTCACCCCCGTTCCGGAAATCACGCCGAGTACTAGGAAGACGATATTGCGCAGTCCGCTCGGGATCTCCGTATGGAAGCCGCCGAGACTGGACGCGGCGACGAAGAGCATGCCACCGGAAATCCACGCGGCGGGTAGGCCGATCAGCGCAAAAAGAGCTCCACCTGCCGTCGAAAGGGCAAGCGTGGCAGCGACCCGAACGAGGGTTTCGCGAGAAGGAAGGACAAAGCCGCCGGCCTCGCCACTCACCTCGCGAGCCAGCTTGCGAGCCGCCGCCCGGCTTCGGCCATGTCCTCAGGCTTGCGCGCAAAGCAAAGCCGCATGAAAGCCTCGCCCGCCGCTCCGAAGGCGGTGCCAGGCGCCACGCCGACATTTGCCTCGTCAACGAGACGCAAACCGAGCTTTCCCGTCTCCTCTTCGCCTTTGATCGAGAAGAAGAGATAGAAGGCGCCGTCGGGCCAGGTGAAGCGTGTGCGCGGCGAGGTTTGCAGCGCCTCGCAGATCACCTTTCGGCTTTGGCGGGCGCGCTCCACCTGCTCGACAATGAAGGGTTCGCCTTCTGCCACGGCAACGGTCGCCGCGCGCTGCATGAACACGGCGACACCGGAAGTCGAATATTGGATGAGGTTCTCAAGCACCCGGCCGAGCGCCGGTGGTGCCCCAATCCAGCCGACGCGCCACCCCGTCATCGCCCAGTTCTTGGAGAACGTATTGACGAAAAGAACCGGGTCGTCGTCCCGTGCGATGTCGTAAAAAGACGGTGCGCGATCACCCGCGAAGAAGAAGCGGTTATAGACTTCGTCGGCGATGATCCAGAGCTTGCGCTTGCGGGCAAAATCGAGAATCGCCTGCAATTCTTCCTGCGTTGCGGTCCAGCCGGTCGGATTCGAGGGCGAATTGAGGAAGATCGCCTTCGTTTTCTCGTTCGTGGCGGCAAGAAGCTCGTCGATATCGAGACGCCAGCCGGCATTGTCGGTGAAATGCATCGGCACATGTACGGCCGTCGCACCGGCAAGGCCGGTGGCCGCCGCGCAATTCGGCCACGCGGGTGTCGGGATCACCACCTCGTCACCGGCTCCGGCAACCGCGGCAATGGCGATCTGGATCGCCTGCATTCCGGAGCCCGTCACGAAGAAACGCTCGGCTGAAAAATCTCGCCCGTGAAGACGCTGATGGTAACGTGCGAGCGCTTCCCGCAGAGGCGGGATACCGCGCTGCCACGTATAGAAGGTCTCGCCAGCGGCGAGCGAGCGCGCTGCTGCCTCGCAGATGAAATCCGGTGTCGGAAGGTCGCCTTCCCCAGCCCACAGCGGGATCATACCCGGCCTTTCGCGGCCGTAATTCATCACCTCCACGATGCCGGAATCGGGCGCGGCGAGCGCCTCCTGGCGAAGCGTGGAAAGAAGTTGCGTTCCGGGTTCGGAGAGATCGGAGGGAAGGGCGCTCATCCGCAATTTGTAGCGCCCGTTCACCGAGCCCGTCTAGCGCCTTGATGAGCTCAAATGATGGGATTTCCGTCTTTCGCTGCGGGAGCGCGCGCCTGCAGCGCATTGCGGATTTCGCGAAGCAGCCGGATGTCTTCCGGCACTTCGGGAGCCGCCGCCGGCTTTTCCTCCCGCTTGCGCATCAGCCGGTTCACGACCTTGACCAACAGGAAGACGGCAAAAGCGACGATCAGGAATTTTACGAGGGCATTGATGAAAAGACCGATGTTCCACGTGACGGCGCCGGCCTGCTTCGCCTGCGTGATGGTGTTGAAGGTGCCGTCACCCTTCAGCACGACGAAGAATTGGGAGAAATCCACGCCGCCCAGAAGAAGGCCGATCGGCGGCATCAGGATGTCATCGACGAGAGACGACACGATCGCCCCGAAGGCCGCGCCGATGATGATGCCCACCGCCATGTCGAGGACATTGCCTTTGAGGGCAAACTCCCGGAATTCCTTCAGCATTTACGCGTCCTTCGAGGTTCCGGGAGCTTTCCCCACTAGGCCCGATCGTTGCAACCGGACAAGGGCTGTTGCGCAAGGCGTGGGCGAAGCGATCGCGTCAGCGATACCGCAGGGCGGCCGAGGCGATTGCTTTGCGGGCCTTGAGGGCCCACCGCGAGAGCTGGTTCTGGCGCGCGCCTCGGCACCCGAGGGTCTTGAGGCAGGGGCGGCGAGCCTCACCGTCCGCGAGCGAAACTCTGGCGCTGTTGGATCTGGCTGCTCGCCTGCTCGAAATTCGTCGCCGCGTCGCCGACCGAGATCACCTTCTCGCAAATCGGGGAGCAGGACAGGGTCTGGCGTTCCGAGCCGTAGAAGATGGTCGTGAGCTGCCGGTCGTTCGACACCACCTGTAATGTGGCGTTCGCGACTTCGTGTCCGTCCTGATCAAGCGCGATCAGATTCGTTGTGCCGGCCGCCTTGCCCGTGAGGACAAGGGTTTGTTCATCCTCCACCGTCGCATCCGCGATCCCCGGATTGCCGATCACGATCGTCGACACCGGTCTCTCGAGCTTCATCACCTTGGCGAAATCGATGGTGAGCGCGATCGTATCCGCACGCGCGGGAAGGCTCGTGGCGACGAGAAGGAGAAGGGGCAGCAGCCCTGCCAGGATGCGAGCGGCAGCGGCTCGATTCGTCCTGGTGCGCACGCCTTGCATGAGATCGTCCTTACCAAATTCATCAGCACAATACGCAAGAAGGGTGAACGAAGTGCAAATAAATTCGTGCAAACGCTCCTCGCTGTTCCACGTCGCGCGACAGGTTGTTCAAATTTGTTTGGAAAACGTTAGGTCTCGTAAGTGCATGATTTATCGATATAAAGCTCTAGAATTTTGGCGGGCCTAGCCCAATTCCGTATCTTGAGGAGATCTCGGCGCATGCTTCGCGCAAGCTTCGTCGTGCAGCATCGCGCTGGCTCTCTGGACGATTGAATTAAGATTGCCGCAAACAATTGTTGCTAGGCATTGTCCCTAGTTCCCGGGCACCAAAGACCGCAACGGCGGGCGTTCGGGGTGACGACAGAAGGAGCAGAGAGATGAAGAAGCTTGTGAACCGCTTCGTGAAGGACGAGTCCGGTGCGACGGCCATCGAGTATGGTCTGATCGCCGCGCTGGTTTCGGTCGTGATCATCGCCGTACTGACGACACTGGGCACCAACCTGACGAGCACGTTCAGCTCGGTGGCGAGCGGGCTTAAGGGTACTGCTGGCTAAAATCCTTGGTAGCTAACGTGACTGCAACGGAGGGCTACCGCCCTCCGTTTCTCGTTTTGGCACCGTAGCGATCAGGAATTGTCGGGGCCATGACATCCGGGAGAATGGCGTGTCCGCAATCGCTCTCCTGAAATACGCCGTTCTGTTTCTATTCCCGCTGCTGATGACCTATGCGGGAATCATGGACCTTTTGACGTTCAAGATTCGCAACATCCTGGTCCTGTTTCTCCTCATTTTGTGGCTGATTGCTGCGCCGCTTGCAGGATTTACGCTGCATGAAATGGGGCTGAGCCTCGCTGTCGGGCTCGCCACCTTTTGCGCGACCTTCGCATTTTTTGCCGCCGGATGGATTGGTGGCGGTGATGCCAAGCTTGCCAGTGTAGCCGCCTTGTGGTTCGGCTGGGCCGATGTTCTCCCCTATTTTGCCCTGTCCTCCGTGCTGGGAGGCGTGCTGACCCTCGTCGTTCTACAACTGCGAATGGGCCGCATCCCCTTCCCCAATTATTGGCCTGACTGTCTCAGCCGTTTCCGCGACGGAGAGAGCGGCGTGCCCTATGGCGTGGCTTTTGCTGCCGCAGCCTTGATTCTATTTCATCAGACCGACTGGCTACCTCGGCTCACATGATCATCAAGGCCAATTCAATTTCTGAATCAGGCTTGATCTAGGGGGCGCAATCTTTGGTTGGGTCCCAGAAAGGGACAGATGGCCGGGCGCATTAACCATACCTTGACCATTCCCGAAGAAACTCCGGCTTGAGCGCCCTTAGGCGTGAATTGCGTCAGCCGAGGTTCTCCACGCGATGGCCCCAATCCGATTGATGGTCTTGGTCGTTGCCCTCCTTGCCGGAGGTGCCGCCGCCTATCTGGCGCTCAACCTCGACACTGGGCCCTCGAACGAGCCCGCTCCCACGCCGGCTCCACAGGTCGCGACGCGCGACATCCTGGTCGCCTCCGCCGATCTCCTGCAGGGCGCC includes:
- the hemA gene encoding 5-aminolevulinate synthase, whose protein sequence is MFDYHSHFEAAIAALRNERRYRVFADLERQVGRFPRAIWRRDGQAEEVAIWCSNDYLAMGHHPKVVEAMRNAALTMGAGAGGTRNISGTNRPLVELENELCDLHHKESALVFTSGFVSNEAAISTIARLLPDCLILSDQLNHASMIEGVKHAGTQKQIWRHNDLAHLEELLKAAGKDRAKLIVFESVYSMDGDVAPIEKIADLADEYGALTYIDEVHAVGMYGERGAGICERDGVMDRIDIIEGTLAKAFGTLGGYVTGPAAIMDAVRSYAPGFIFTTALPPAIAAAACASIRHLKTSQEERARQQRQAARTKDVLRRAGLPVMPSETHIVPVLVGEPEACKAASDRLMEKHRIYIQPINYPTVPRGTERLRITPTPMHDDQLIDQLAEALVETWLALDLPLSRPDMVDTAPARAQIFAASGG
- a CDS encoding AbrB family transcriptional regulator — encoded protein: MSGEAGGFVLPSRETLVRVAATLALSTAGGALFALIGLPAAWISGGMLFVAASSLGGFHTEIPSGLRNIVFLVLGVISGTGVTPATLNEVSSWPVSFFALAITVILVTVGSYLLLVRMFRWDRHSALFAALPGALSFVLAAAEMTSADLRRVAIAQSLRLIILLEALPLAAFLAGVHPSAVSARGVASVDWGELFLLFAAGAVCGFLLYKLRIPGGQMLGGLLAAAVLCVSGVVETTIPAFILIPSLVGIGAIAGCRLRPEDRPLLPKILTAAGASFAIAVVVSAIGAAITSMILDISLLQTFMAFAPGALEALTILAFTMNVDPAYVAAHHVVRFAALALAVPLLARWLMRQEGHAAPDPKEPWERGRSERGKKK
- a CDS encoding pyridoxal phosphate-dependent aminotransferase; this encodes MSALPSDLSEPGTQLLSTLRQEALAAPDSGIVEVMNYGRERPGMIPLWAGEGDLPTPDFICEAAARSLAAGETFYTWQRGIPPLREALARYHQRLHGRDFSAERFFVTGSGMQAIQIAIAAVAGAGDEVVIPTPAWPNCAAATGLAGATAVHVPMHFTDNAGWRLDIDELLAATNEKTKAIFLNSPSNPTGWTATQEELQAILDFARKRKLWIIADEVYNRFFFAGDRAPSFYDIARDDDPVLFVNTFSKNWAMTGWRVGWIGAPPALGRVLENLIQYSTSGVAVFMQRAATVAVAEGEPFIVEQVERARQSRKVICEALQTSPRTRFTWPDGAFYLFFSIKGEEETGKLGLRLVDEANVGVAPGTAFGAAGEAFMRLCFARKPEDMAEAGRRLASWLAR
- the mscL gene encoding large conductance mechanosensitive channel protein MscL, which encodes MLKEFREFALKGNVLDMAVGIIIGAAFGAIVSSLVDDILMPPIGLLLGGVDFSQFFVVLKGDGTFNTITQAKQAGAVTWNIGLFINALVKFLIVAFAVFLLVKVVNRLMRKREEKPAAAPEVPEDIRLLREIRNALQARAPAAKDGNPII
- a CDS encoding pilus assembly protein N-terminal domain-containing protein; this encodes MQGVRTRTNRAAAARILAGLLPLLLLVATSLPARADTIALTIDFAKVMKLERPVSTIVIGNPGIADATVEDEQTLVLTGKAAGTTNLIALDQDGHEVANATLQVVSNDRQLTTIFYGSERQTLSCSPICEKVISVGDAATNFEQASSQIQQRQSFARGR
- a CDS encoding Flp family type IVb pilin, translating into MKKLVNRFVKDESGATAIEYGLIAALVSVVIIAVLTTLGTNLTSTFSSVASGLKGTAG
- a CDS encoding A24 family peptidase, with amino-acid sequence MSAIALLKYAVLFLFPLLMTYAGIMDLLTFKIRNILVLFLLILWLIAAPLAGFTLHEMGLSLAVGLATFCATFAFFAAGWIGGGDAKLASVAALWFGWADVLPYFALSSVLGGVLTLVVLQLRMGRIPFPNYWPDCLSRFRDGESGVPYGVAFAAAALILFHQTDWLPRLT